One Phycisphaera mikurensis NBRC 102666 DNA window includes the following coding sequences:
- a CDS encoding arsenate reductase/protein-tyrosine-phosphatase family protein, whose protein sequence is MEAALTPTAEIEADRSDAPAVAAAALDRGEAVVLPTETVYGLFLRADRPDAVARVRRERGLVDGQALALQVPDAAAAASLAPADPAVGRFLRRAMPGAYAVTLDADAASLASRAPDEAARGVFARGGRVAVRCPEPRVTRRAVAAAGGPVVALPAVDAAGRQVVDPRERPPVGADLVVLGGPARFGRGSTAVRLFRPKRADGSRGRLRASVLRAGVYAPRIVERLNRLHILFVCTGNTCRSPMAEAFARQAVADGGGGVTVSSAGVSAVDGYAASPEAVAEAAGAGGGLADHRSHALTAQAVVDADVIYTLTADHLDLLVSRFPDAASKASRLDPGADVSDPIGGDAEDYRRAADQIRAAVGRRLAELAP, encoded by the coding sequence GTGGAAGCCGCCCTGACCCCAACCGCCGAGATCGAAGCCGACCGCTCGGACGCTCCGGCGGTCGCGGCCGCTGCGCTCGATCGCGGGGAGGCGGTGGTCCTGCCGACCGAAACCGTCTACGGGCTCTTTCTCCGGGCCGATCGGCCCGACGCCGTGGCCCGGGTGCGGCGGGAGCGTGGGCTGGTCGACGGGCAGGCGCTCGCCCTGCAGGTGCCCGACGCGGCGGCGGCGGCGTCGCTTGCGCCCGCCGACCCGGCGGTCGGCCGCTTCCTGCGGCGGGCGATGCCCGGGGCGTACGCGGTCACGCTCGACGCGGACGCGGCGTCGCTGGCGTCGCGGGCGCCCGATGAGGCCGCCCGGGGCGTGTTCGCCCGCGGCGGCCGCGTGGCGGTGCGGTGCCCCGAACCGCGGGTCACGCGGCGGGCGGTCGCCGCGGCGGGCGGGCCGGTGGTGGCGCTGCCTGCCGTGGACGCGGCCGGCCGGCAGGTGGTCGATCCGCGGGAGCGGCCACCGGTCGGGGCCGACCTGGTGGTGCTCGGCGGCCCCGCCCGCTTCGGCCGCGGGTCCACGGCGGTGCGGCTGTTCCGGCCGAAGCGGGCGGACGGGAGCCGCGGCCGCCTGCGGGCGAGCGTGCTCCGGGCCGGGGTTTATGCTCCGCGCATCGTGGAACGCCTCAACCGACTCCACATCCTGTTCGTCTGCACCGGCAACACCTGCCGCTCGCCCATGGCCGAAGCGTTCGCCCGGCAGGCGGTCGCCGATGGCGGCGGGGGCGTGACCGTGTCCTCCGCGGGCGTCAGCGCCGTCGACGGGTACGCCGCCAGCCCCGAGGCCGTCGCGGAGGCGGCCGGCGCCGGCGGCGGGCTGGCCGATCACCGCAGCCACGCGCTGACGGCGCAGGCGGTGGTCGATGCCGACGTGATCTACACGCTGACGGCCGACCACCTCGACCTGCTCGTGTCGCGCTTCCCCGACGCGGCGTCGAAGGCCAGCCGGCTCGATCCCGGCGCAGACGTGAGCGACCCGATCGGCGGGGACGCCGAGGACTACCGCCGCGCCGCGGACCAGATCCGCGCCGCCGTCGGCCGGCGCCTCGCGGAGCTGGCGCCGTGA
- the ilvN gene encoding acetolactate synthase small subunit codes for MPASSSASASVRRHVLAALVTNEPGVLAQVAGMFAARGFNIDSLVVGRTDNPELSRMTIVVPGDDAVLEQVRKQLQKLVPVVKVVDYHEVPYVERDLVLVTVATGKPREDGQEDGRGATEYREEIASLATLFRAKVVDVAADRLMIELAGEESKLENFIELLKPYGILELARTGVIAMPRGMAPKARVAEEKKTVDAADLPPG; via the coding sequence ATGCCCGCCAGCTCCTCCGCGTCCGCCAGCGTCCGCCGCCACGTCCTCGCCGCCCTCGTCACCAACGAGCCCGGCGTCCTGGCGCAGGTGGCCGGCATGTTCGCCGCCCGCGGCTTCAACATCGACTCGCTGGTGGTTGGCCGCACCGACAACCCCGAGCTGTCGCGGATGACGATCGTGGTCCCCGGGGACGACGCGGTGCTCGAGCAGGTCCGCAAGCAGCTACAGAAGCTCGTTCCCGTGGTGAAGGTGGTGGACTACCACGAGGTTCCCTACGTGGAGCGGGACCTGGTGCTGGTGACGGTGGCCACCGGCAAGCCGCGGGAGGACGGGCAGGAGGACGGCCGCGGGGCGACGGAGTACCGCGAGGAGATCGCCTCGCTGGCCACGCTCTTCCGCGCGAAGGTCGTGGACGTCGCGGCCGACCGGCTCATGATCGAGCTCGCCGGCGAGGAGAGCAAGCTGGAGAACTTCATCGAGCTGCTCAAACCCTACGGCATCCTCGAGCTGGCCCGCACCGGCGTCATCGCCATGCCGCGGGGCATGGCGCCCAAGGCACGCGTCGCCGAGGAGAAGAAGACGGTGGACGCCGCGGACCTGCCGCCGGGCTGA
- a CDS encoding RpiB/LacA/LacB family sugar-phosphate isomerase, whose translation MRVSIGADHRGHDALQQLLPLFEQRGIAVAVIADCGGDVCDYPDMAIAVCRSVLSGDAERGVLLCGTGMGSCLAANKLRGIRAAQAQDEIAAETARGYLDVNVLCLAADLLGPRLLERIVTTFLETPFAGGRHEKRLEKILALEAD comes from the coding sequence GTGAGGGTGTCGATCGGCGCCGACCACCGCGGGCACGACGCGCTGCAGCAGCTGCTGCCGCTCTTCGAGCAGCGGGGCATCGCGGTGGCCGTCATCGCGGATTGCGGGGGCGACGTCTGCGACTACCCGGACATGGCGATCGCGGTCTGCCGCAGCGTGCTCAGCGGGGACGCGGAGCGGGGCGTGCTGCTCTGCGGCACCGGCATGGGCAGCTGCCTCGCCGCGAACAAGCTCCGCGGGATCCGGGCCGCTCAGGCGCAGGACGAGATCGCCGCCGAGACCGCGCGGGGCTACCTGGACGTCAACGTCCTCTGCCTCGCCGCCGACCTGCTGGGCCCGCGCTTGCTCGAGCGCATCGTCACCACCTTCCTCGAGACGCCCTTCGCCGGGGGGCGGCACGAGAAGCGGCTGGAGAAGATCCTGGCGCTCGAGGCGGATTGA